A portion of the Staphylococcus felis genome contains these proteins:
- a CDS encoding alanine/glycine:cation symporter family protein, with product MSYLIQFTNWLWGYPIVLLLLLSSLFLTCYLKGIQFRYFGYIIKQTFGQFNATPVGEGTITPRQALTSALSSTVGAANIVGVPTAIMMGGPGAVFWMIVIAFFGMALKFSESVLGVHYREKNSQGEFVGGPTYYMKNGFRNRQLGMIFAIVFAVALALEIIPSTMVQGHSVASTVHDTFHIPPIVTGLILAIIASLVVFGGVKRIATFTEMIVPVMVALYLILSIGIVIINIQHLPHIMILIIEKAFRPDAALGGSFGAALATTIRWGFARGIYSNEAGLGTSSIAHAAAQTDHPVRQAFWAVSEIIVDTLVICTTTAFVVLVSGVWQEPDAKENAAALTARAFHDAFGSFGSAIVSISMVFFVFSTIIVIIFYGSRMAEFIFGITAGTIMKVIYVISIIIGAIGVGTQLWNLLDLALAIVLIPNIIAVLILSPKVKALTHNYIKKGC from the coding sequence ATGTCATATCTTATTCAATTTACAAATTGGTTATGGGGATATCCCATTGTGTTGCTTCTGTTGCTATCGAGTTTATTTTTGACATGCTACTTAAAGGGAATTCAGTTTCGGTATTTTGGTTATATCATAAAACAAACATTTGGACAATTTAATGCAACCCCGGTAGGAGAAGGAACCATTACACCACGCCAAGCACTTACCTCAGCACTCTCCTCTACTGTAGGCGCTGCCAATATTGTAGGTGTCCCTACCGCCATTATGATGGGTGGTCCGGGCGCTGTTTTCTGGATGATTGTGATCGCTTTTTTCGGAATGGCACTCAAATTTAGTGAAAGTGTGTTAGGCGTTCATTATCGAGAGAAAAATAGTCAAGGTGAGTTTGTAGGCGGGCCAACCTATTACATGAAAAATGGTTTTCGCAATCGCCAATTAGGGATGATTTTTGCGATAGTATTCGCTGTAGCTCTCGCACTTGAAATCATACCGAGCACCATGGTACAAGGCCACTCAGTTGCAAGTACAGTGCATGATACTTTTCATATTCCGCCTATTGTCACAGGTCTCATTTTAGCAATCATTGCGTCACTTGTGGTGTTCGGTGGTGTAAAACGTATTGCGACATTTACAGAGATGATAGTCCCGGTCATGGTCGCACTTTACCTGATTTTAAGCATCGGTATTGTGATTATAAACATTCAGCATTTACCTCATATCATGATACTTATTATCGAAAAAGCCTTTCGTCCGGATGCAGCGCTCGGAGGTAGTTTTGGCGCAGCACTTGCCACAACAATTCGTTGGGGTTTTGCACGAGGGATATATTCAAATGAAGCAGGTCTAGGAACTTCTTCAATTGCACATGCTGCCGCTCAGACAGACCATCCCGTCCGCCAAGCATTTTGGGCTGTCAGTGAGATTATAGTCGATACACTTGTCATTTGTACGACAACAGCATTTGTCGTACTCGTCTCTGGCGTTTGGCAAGAGCCTGACGCAAAAGAGAACGCTGCAGCACTCACTGCACGCGCCTTCCACGATGCATTTGGTAGTTTCGGCAGTGCCATCGTCTCAATTTCGATGGTATTCTTTGTATTTTCGACGATAATCGTCATTATCTTTTATGGGTCACGTATGGCTGAATTCATATTCGGCATCACAGCAGGCACAATCATGAAAGTCATATACGTCATCTCCATCATCATAGGTGCAATTGGAGTCGGCACACAATTGTGGAACCTTCTCGACCTTGCACTAGCCATCGTATTAATTCCAAACATCATCGCCGTATTAATCCTATCTCCAAAAGTCAAAGCACTCACACACAACTATATCAAAAAAGGTTGTTGA
- a CDS encoding anaerobic C4-dicarboxylate transporter family protein — MVLAIVLGLRTAGALGCGIFALVTQLVMIFGFGLPPGSAPVTAVLIILSIGIAGGTLQATGGIDYLVHLASKIIERFPKSIIFIAPLIVFVFVFGIGTANIALSLEPIIAKTAIKARIRPKKALTVSVLTANLALLCSPAASATAYMISEFAGLGFTLGQYLSIVLPTALITMFLLSCFVTFVGQTKIDDVHAQTMLQKIGQSQTETQYSLRVKLGVMSFIIAVICILTFGIFPELSPSFKVDGETVQLQMTELVQLFMYMSAMVNLLLIKVQPQQILSSHITQAAMGALFAVLGPGWLGATIFSAPSNRSIMEEQVGGLISAAPWLIILLVSLIAMVVISQSATASIVVPIMLSLGIPPTFFMAVVQTLNVNFVIPAQPTILFAVDVDETRSTRTTSFLLPGFFGITVSVIVGLSIKTLLGL; from the coding sequence ATGGTCCTCGCAATTGTGTTAGGGTTACGCACTGCGGGGGCTTTAGGTTGCGGTATATTTGCTTTAGTAACTCAGCTTGTGATGATATTTGGTTTTGGTTTGCCACCGGGTTCTGCGCCTGTGACAGCGGTTTTAATTATTCTCTCAATTGGTATCGCTGGCGGGACGTTGCAAGCAACTGGTGGTATTGATTATTTAGTTCATTTAGCTTCAAAGATTATTGAACGCTTTCCAAAGTCAATTATTTTCATAGCGCCGTTGATTGTTTTTGTATTTGTCTTCGGTATAGGTACAGCGAATATTGCATTGTCATTAGAACCCATTATTGCTAAAACAGCAATCAAAGCACGTATACGCCCTAAAAAAGCATTAACTGTGTCTGTTTTAACTGCGAATCTTGCATTGTTGTGTAGCCCAGCTGCATCTGCAACTGCGTATATGATTTCTGAATTTGCGGGACTTGGTTTTACGCTCGGTCAATATTTATCCATTGTCTTGCCGACAGCGTTGATTACGATGTTTTTATTAAGTTGTTTTGTGACTTTTGTAGGACAAACGAAAATAGATGATGTCCATGCACAAACGATGTTGCAAAAGATTGGCCAATCTCAAACTGAAACGCAGTATAGCCTTCGCGTCAAACTGGGAGTTATGTCATTTATCATTGCTGTTATTTGTATTTTAACTTTTGGTATTTTCCCAGAGTTAAGTCCGTCATTTAAGGTCGATGGTGAGACGGTTCAATTACAAATGACAGAACTTGTACAACTCTTTATGTACATGAGTGCGATGGTTAACTTATTACTGATCAAGGTTCAACCTCAACAAATTTTGTCCTCTCATATTACACAAGCAGCTATGGGGGCATTATTTGCGGTACTTGGACCAGGATGGCTTGGTGCCACAATCTTTAGTGCACCGTCCAACCGCTCAATTATGGAAGAACAAGTCGGTGGCCTCATTAGTGCGGCACCGTGGCTGATTATTTTACTCGTTTCACTGATTGCGATGGTCGTTATCTCACAATCTGCAACGGCTTCGATTGTAGTACCGATTATGTTATCACTTGGAATACCACCTACATTTTTTATGGCTGTTGTGCAAACGTTAAATGTGAACTTTGTTATTCCGGCACAACCGACAATTTTGTTTGCGGTCGATGTTGACGAAACGCGATCAACACGTACGACAAGCTTTTTATTGCCAGGATTCTTCGGCATTACTGTATCAGTCATTGTCGGATTGAGTATTAAAACATTATTAGGATTATAA
- a CDS encoding xylulokinase, producing MKNHENAYLLQSGKISVGIEVGSTRIKTVAITPDCHTIATGSFEWENRFEAGYWTYHLDEMWKGIQESYGQMTRYIEQKYNVTMTQIASLGISGMMHGYLVFDDKENLLVPFRTWRNNNATEAAVALREKFEVNIPERWSIAQLYQSILNQESHVAHISFMTTLSGYIHWRLTGEKVLGIGDASGMFPVDSVTQSYRQDLCEVFDELLENHGYSHRIESILPKVNVAGQNSGELTTQGARLIDPTGKLRSGCPLCPPEGDAQSGMVATNSVAPHTGNVSVGTSIFAMIVLDKSLCHVYPEVDIVTTPSGHEVAMIHANNGTSDINSWMGLFGEVLTAMGINFNQEALFTTVLERALDENADASHWLSYGYVSGEFITEVSTGYPMLVRTRDGQLTLAHLMKTHLFSTMSTLKIGIDLLQRNEHIRIDSIVGHGGLFKTPQVAQKYLAMALESPVRVMDTASEGGAWGMAVLANYSLHAHEQEFETYLKQRVFQQRPSTEYTPLPEDILQFREYVAKFEAGLQLQEIAHQIFSKNTKN from the coding sequence ATGAAGAATCATGAAAACGCCTATCTTCTACAATCGGGGAAGATCAGTGTTGGAATTGAGGTGGGTTCAACGCGTATTAAGACCGTTGCAATCACGCCTGATTGTCATACGATTGCAACAGGATCATTCGAATGGGAAAATCGTTTTGAAGCAGGATATTGGACGTATCATTTGGATGAAATGTGGAAAGGAATCCAAGAGAGTTACGGACAGATGACGCGTTATATTGAACAGAAATATAACGTTACAATGACTCAAATTGCATCACTTGGAATTAGTGGAATGATGCATGGTTATCTCGTATTTGATGATAAGGAGAACTTGCTTGTGCCTTTTCGTACATGGCGTAACAACAATGCCACCGAAGCAGCAGTAGCGTTGCGAGAAAAGTTTGAAGTCAATATCCCTGAACGTTGGAGTATTGCCCAATTGTATCAATCAATACTTAATCAAGAGTCACATGTTGCTCATATCTCATTTATGACGACTTTGTCTGGTTATATTCATTGGCGTTTGACGGGTGAAAAAGTACTAGGTATCGGTGATGCATCAGGGATGTTTCCAGTTGATAGCGTGACTCAATCCTATCGACAAGACTTGTGTGAAGTCTTTGATGAACTACTTGAAAATCACGGTTATTCTCACCGAATTGAGTCAATTTTGCCAAAAGTCAATGTAGCAGGCCAAAATTCCGGAGAGCTAACAACACAAGGCGCACGTTTGATTGACCCGACAGGTAAGCTACGCTCAGGATGTCCGCTATGCCCTCCTGAAGGGGATGCGCAATCAGGAATGGTTGCGACCAATAGTGTTGCGCCACATACCGGTAATGTATCAGTGGGGACGAGTATATTTGCGATGATTGTATTAGATAAGTCGCTTTGCCACGTTTATCCTGAGGTAGATATTGTAACGACGCCAAGTGGACACGAGGTTGCCATGATACATGCCAATAATGGTACATCAGACATCAATAGCTGGATGGGGCTTTTTGGCGAGGTACTCACTGCTATGGGCATAAACTTTAATCAAGAAGCACTCTTTACGACAGTACTTGAGCGAGCATTGGACGAAAATGCAGATGCAAGCCACTGGTTGTCCTATGGATATGTATCAGGAGAGTTTATCACAGAGGTCTCAACAGGTTACCCTATGTTAGTGCGTACACGTGACGGACAACTGACATTAGCGCATTTGATGAAGACACATCTTTTTAGTACTATGAGCACTTTGAAAATAGGTATTGATTTGCTACAAAGAAACGAACATATCCGTATTGATTCAATTGTAGGACATGGCGGACTTTTTAAGACGCCTCAAGTCGCTCAAAAATATTTGGCTATGGCACTTGAAAGTCCGGTTCGTGTAATGGACACAGCTAGTGAAGGGGGCGCATGGGGCATGGCAGTCCTTGCAAACTATAGTCTGCATGCGCATGAACAAGAGTTCGAAACATACCTTAAACAGCGTGTTTTCCAACAGCGTCCATCAACTGAATATACACCATTACCAGAAGATATTCTACAATTTCGTGAATATGTAGCTAAATTTGAAGCGGGATTACAATTACAAGAAATAGCGCATCAAATCTTTAGTAAGAATACAAAGAATTAA
- a CDS encoding 2,3-diphosphoglycerate-dependent phosphoglycerate mutase, which translates to MPKLILCRHGQSEWNAQNLFTGWADVDLSEQGVQEAMRSGQKLKAQGVRIDVAFTSLLKRSIKTTYHLLNESDQLWIPVHKTWRLNERHYGGLQGLNKKETAEKYGEEQVHIWRRSYDVKPPDQSESQRQEYLKDRKYELLDRRIMPESESLKDTLERVIPYWNDQLSQYLLDGQTVLVSAHGNSLRALIKFLEGVPDDEIAQYEIKTGAPLIYELDEALHVLDSYYL; encoded by the coding sequence ATGCCAAAATTAATATTATGTCGTCACGGCCAAAGTGAATGGAATGCACAAAACCTCTTTACAGGATGGGCAGACGTTGATTTATCTGAACAAGGAGTACAAGAAGCAATGCGTTCCGGCCAAAAGCTCAAAGCACAAGGTGTTCGCATTGATGTTGCGTTTACCTCATTACTTAAACGATCAATTAAAACGACATATCATTTGTTAAATGAATCGGATCAACTGTGGATTCCAGTTCATAAAACTTGGCGTTTAAATGAACGTCATTACGGAGGATTACAAGGTTTAAATAAAAAAGAAACCGCCGAAAAGTATGGAGAAGAACAAGTTCATATTTGGCGTCGGTCTTATGATGTGAAACCACCTGATCAAAGTGAGTCACAACGACAAGAATACTTGAAGGATCGTAAATATGAACTGTTAGATCGTCGTATCATGCCAGAAAGCGAAAGTCTAAAAGACACGTTAGAGCGAGTGATTCCTTATTGGAATGACCAGCTTTCACAATACTTATTGGACGGTCAAACTGTATTAGTCTCTGCGCACGGAAACTCATTACGCGCATTGATTAAGTTTTTAGAAGGCGTACCTGATGACGAAATTGCACAATATGAGATTAAAACGGGAGCACCCCTTATTTATGAACTAGATGAGGCACTGCATGTCCTAGATAGTTACTATTTATAA
- a CDS encoding mechanosensitive ion channel, with translation MGKIVDSLMDALNSIIGFIPNLISAIILLLVAWIIATIVKKIIVKGLGALGFEEWLQKKGLVDRQKGKSDSEGLIKTFGKLAYFLIFLLFLPAVFDALKMESVSNPIRSMMQSVLNFAPRILVAVIILVIGLFIAKMLGTLVKNLLQSLNVSRFNHYINFGNDKNSIDLPVAVGWVITTIIGLFFFVQALNTVNLTVLNKIGAAIIGYLPLVVSAGIILALGLIGGNLLAKFIRKSTGNNTLAEVVKFLLIIVAVFMTLDQLNFAQSIVNVAFLLILGAIAVAFAIAFGIGGKSFAEKQLQKLSNKIEKESDSNHNQF, from the coding sequence ATGGGGAAAATTGTAGATTCATTGATGGATGCACTGAATAGTATAATTGGTTTTATTCCAAACTTAATTAGTGCTATTATTCTTTTGCTTGTTGCATGGATTATTGCAACAATCGTTAAAAAAATCATTGTGAAGGGCCTAGGTGCTTTAGGATTTGAAGAATGGTTACAAAAGAAAGGGCTCGTTGATCGTCAAAAAGGAAAATCAGACTCAGAAGGGTTAATCAAAACCTTTGGTAAGTTAGCATACTTCTTGATTTTCTTATTATTTTTACCGGCAGTATTCGATGCATTAAAAATGGAATCAGTATCGAATCCAATTCGTAGCATGATGCAAAGTGTTTTAAACTTTGCGCCAAGAATTCTTGTTGCGGTAATTATTTTAGTCATTGGATTATTTATCGCTAAAATGTTAGGTACTTTAGTGAAAAACTTATTACAAAGTTTAAATGTAAGTCGCTTCAACCATTATATTAACTTTGGTAACGATAAAAATAGTATCGATTTACCAGTAGCAGTAGGTTGGGTAATTACAACAATTATTGGTTTATTCTTCTTTGTTCAAGCGTTAAACACTGTCAACTTAACAGTGTTAAATAAGATTGGTGCGGCAATTATCGGGTACTTACCGTTAGTTGTATCAGCTGGAATTATTTTAGCATTAGGTTTAATCGGAGGGAACTTACTTGCGAAATTCATCCGTAAATCAACTGGCAATAACACATTAGCGGAAGTCGTTAAATTTTTATTAATCATTGTTGCTGTATTTATGACATTAGATCAATTGAATTTTGCACAAAGTATTGTTAACGTTGCATTCTTATTAATCCTAGGTGCTATTGCTGTTGCCTTTGCAATTGCATTTGGTATCGGTGGTAAATCATTTGCAGAAAAACAATTACAAAAACTTTCAAACAAAATCGAAAAAGAAAGCGATTCAAACCATAATCAATTTTAA
- the sph gene encoding sphingomyelin phosphodiesterase, which translates to MIELKGVTLLKILLRIFALSLVCVSLFSYSPMHAETYDDFKITTHNVYFMPQSLYPNWGQMQRADLISRADYIQGNDVIILNELFDSEASSKLLANLQQHYPYQTPVIGQSQEGWDRTSGAYSSVSPTNGGVGIVSRFPIIQQEQHIFKNGRGADRFSNKGFAYVKINHNGRPVHVIGTHLQADGSTLSQDKYASVRESQMREIQTFIQNKNIPEDEMVLIGGDLNVIKDTPEYQKMLETLNVNPPTQYSGHTSTWDTATNSIAQYNYPKLEPQYLDYILVERDHANPPSWRNTALKTHSPEWQVKSWGKTYQYQDYSDHYPVQASTS; encoded by the coding sequence ATGATTGAATTAAAAGGAGTGACTCTTTTGAAGATATTACTACGCATCTTTGCACTATCTCTTGTATGCGTTTCACTTTTCTCTTATTCGCCAATGCATGCTGAAACATATGATGATTTCAAAATAACTACGCATAATGTCTACTTTATGCCGCAATCATTATACCCCAATTGGGGACAAATGCAGCGCGCAGATTTAATCTCTCGTGCAGATTACATACAAGGCAATGATGTTATCATATTGAATGAGTTATTTGATTCAGAAGCATCCTCGAAGCTTTTAGCAAATCTCCAACAGCACTATCCTTATCAAACGCCTGTGATTGGACAAAGTCAAGAAGGTTGGGACCGAACATCCGGTGCTTACTCTAGCGTTTCCCCTACAAATGGAGGTGTCGGTATCGTTAGTCGTTTTCCTATTATTCAACAAGAACAACATATCTTTAAAAATGGGCGCGGCGCAGATCGTTTTTCGAATAAAGGATTTGCATATGTCAAAATCAATCACAATGGGCGTCCAGTTCACGTAATTGGCACACATTTGCAAGCTGATGGTTCTACCTTATCTCAAGATAAATATGCAAGCGTTCGTGAAAGTCAAATGCGTGAAATTCAAACGTTCATTCAAAACAAGAACATCCCCGAAGATGAAATGGTTCTAATTGGAGGCGATTTGAATGTTATTAAAGATACACCAGAATATCAAAAGATGCTTGAGACATTAAATGTTAATCCACCTACACAATATTCTGGTCATACGAGCACTTGGGATACAGCAACAAACAGTATTGCTCAATATAATTATCCCAAATTAGAACCGCAATACCTCGATTATATTCTTGTAGAACGTGATCACGCTAATCCTCCATCGTGGCGCAATACAGCTCTTAAGACACATTCTCCTGAGTGGCAAGTAAAATCATGGGGCAAAACATACCAGTACCAAGACTACTCAGATCACTATCCCGTTCAAGCTTCCACATCATAA
- a CDS encoding type I toxin-antitoxin system Fst family toxin, whose amino-acid sequence MFSYIIDQLFTPIIVGCILVLFKHWLNQRKVDKDDDP is encoded by the coding sequence ATGTTCTCTTATATCATCGATCAACTTTTCACTCCGATTATTGTCGGTTGTATCCTTGTGTTATTCAAACATTGGTTGAATCAGCGTAAGGTTGACAAAGACGATGACCCGTAG
- a CDS encoding nucleoside hydrolase — translation MHNVYFNHDGGVDDLVSLFLLLHMENIHLIGVSTIGADCYVEPSESATRKIINRFSEYAIDVAVSEERGKNPFPKEWRMHAFFMDALPILNERVTEQSKLLKCQAYEDLIFKLNYSKERVTLLFTGPLTDLAKALKVDPSIEAKIERLVWMGGTFLDRGNVEEPEHDGTAEWNAFWDPDAVKVVFDSNIPIDMVALESTNQVPLTLDIRQMWANERQYPGVDFLGVSYASVPPLTHFQTNSTYFLWDVLTTAYVGKPDLVQKETVKAAVITKGPSQGRTYMDPNHGREINIIHHVDHDAFFGYITSLAKQVRCDSIKPTSK, via the coding sequence ATGCATAACGTTTATTTTAATCACGATGGTGGCGTAGATGATTTAGTTTCATTATTTTTGTTACTACATATGGAGAATATTCATTTAATAGGCGTTAGCACAATAGGAGCAGATTGTTATGTTGAGCCTTCTGAAAGTGCTACACGCAAAATCATCAACCGTTTTTCGGAATATGCTATTGATGTAGCCGTCTCAGAAGAACGCGGAAAAAATCCGTTTCCAAAAGAATGGCGTATGCACGCTTTTTTTATGGATGCATTACCTATCTTAAATGAACGTGTCACAGAACAATCGAAGTTATTAAAGTGCCAAGCTTATGAAGATCTTATTTTTAAGTTGAATTATTCAAAAGAACGTGTCACATTGTTATTTACCGGTCCTTTGACAGATTTAGCAAAAGCGCTCAAAGTGGATCCAAGTATCGAAGCCAAAATTGAGCGTCTTGTATGGATGGGAGGCACTTTCTTAGATCGCGGGAATGTCGAAGAACCTGAGCATGACGGGACAGCAGAATGGAATGCATTTTGGGATCCAGATGCTGTTAAAGTTGTTTTTGATTCCAATATCCCCATTGATATGGTTGCTTTGGAAAGTACTAATCAAGTCCCACTCACACTTGACATTAGACAAATGTGGGCGAATGAACGTCAATATCCTGGTGTTGACTTTTTAGGTGTGAGCTATGCCTCAGTACCACCTTTGACACACTTCCAAACAAACTCTACTTATTTCTTGTGGGACGTGTTAACCACTGCTTATGTCGGTAAACCTGATCTCGTTCAAAAAGAAACAGTCAAAGCAGCTGTAATCACCAAAGGACCCAGTCAAGGACGGACTTATATGGATCCTAATCACGGTCGAGAAATTAATATCATTCATCATGTTGATCATGATGCCTTCTTCGGCTATATTACTTCACTCGCTAAACAAGTACGTTGCGACTCAATCAAGCCAACGTCTAAATGA